Proteins found in one Kiloniellales bacterium genomic segment:
- a CDS encoding TolC family protein: protein RVQDARLQALIADYENAVLEAYREVEDGLVGFLRSRDQAEFLTTSVQASKRAVEIALRQYRNGLVDYTRVLETQTALVERQDNLAVAQSAIAQNLVLSYRGLGGGWQIRGPNEFVPDETIEVMRERTDWGNVLPAEDISDAPDSGQAAAETRNYFRRVDF from the coding sequence TCCGCGTGCAGGACGCCCGGCTGCAGGCTTTGATCGCCGATTACGAGAACGCCGTCCTGGAGGCCTATCGGGAGGTCGAGGACGGGCTCGTCGGTTTCCTTCGTTCGCGTGATCAGGCCGAGTTCCTCACGACCAGCGTCCAGGCCTCCAAGCGCGCCGTGGAAATCGCCTTGCGGCAGTACCGCAACGGGCTTGTCGACTACACGCGGGTATTGGAGACCCAGACCGCCCTCGTGGAGCGACAGGACAATCTGGCAGTCGCGCAGTCCGCCATCGCCCAGAACCTGGTCCTCAGCTATCGCGGCCTCGGCGGCGGCTGGCAGATCCGCGGGCCGAACGAGTTCGTGCCTGATGAGACCATCGAGGTGATGCGGGAACGCACCGACTGGGGCAATGTGCTGCCAGCGGAAGACATCTCGGATGCCCCGGACAGCGGTCAGGCGGCGGCGGAGACCAGAAACTATTTCCGCAGGGTGGATTTCTAG
- the nhaD gene encoding sodium:proton antiporter NhaD — MITFLRTVPVFGLAVLAPIGALAAEPREEFLIPDPTGVPAAYVCLAIFLLSYLFVMTEEKTHLRKSKPVMLGAGIIWLLIAWLAPGYGFPREEIHKALMHDLEEYAGLLLFLLAAMTYISALQAGNVFEALRAWLVGRGFSYRALFWITGFLAFFISPVADNMTTALVMGTVIMAVGAGKPQFIAVAFVNVVVAANAGGAFSPFGDITTLMVWVSGRIEFIEFFELFIPSLVNFLVPALVMNFFIPQGQPEKMEETVRMKRGARFAILLFACTIAMAISFEQVFHLPAFMGMMTGLSLLMFFAYYHRKTRSADEEEFDIFRNIAAAEWDTLLFFFGVMFSVGALAFIGWLAVASEVMYGTWGATAANTTLGLVSSIIDNIPVMFAILTMGPEMSHFQWLLITLTCGVGGSLLSIGSAAGVALMGASKGQYTFMSHLKWSPVIALGYFCSIGAHFLVNG, encoded by the coding sequence ATGATCACATTTCTGCGCACAGTGCCCGTATTCGGTCTAGCCGTCCTTGCGCCGATCGGCGCTTTGGCCGCGGAGCCGCGCGAAGAGTTCCTAATCCCCGATCCCACCGGGGTCCCGGCGGCATACGTCTGTCTGGCAATCTTCCTCTTGTCCTACCTCTTCGTCATGACGGAAGAGAAGACGCACCTGCGCAAGTCGAAGCCCGTCATGCTCGGCGCCGGCATCATCTGGTTACTGATCGCCTGGTTGGCGCCAGGCTACGGCTTTCCTCGGGAAGAGATCCACAAGGCGCTGATGCACGACCTCGAAGAGTACGCCGGGCTGCTGCTGTTCCTGCTGGCCGCGATGACTTACATCAGCGCCCTGCAGGCCGGCAACGTCTTCGAGGCGCTGCGCGCCTGGCTGGTCGGCCGCGGCTTCAGTTATCGGGCCTTGTTCTGGATCACCGGTTTCCTCGCCTTCTTCATCTCGCCGGTCGCCGACAACATGACCACGGCCCTGGTGATGGGCACGGTCATCATGGCCGTAGGCGCGGGCAAGCCGCAATTCATCGCGGTCGCCTTCGTCAACGTCGTCGTTGCGGCGAATGCCGGCGGCGCCTTCAGCCCCTTCGGCGACATCACGACTTTGATGGTCTGGGTTTCGGGGCGAATTGAGTTTATCGAGTTCTTCGAGCTCTTCATCCCCTCGCTGGTCAACTTCCTGGTGCCCGCCTTGGTCATGAACTTCTTCATACCGCAGGGACAGCCCGAGAAGATGGAAGAGACCGTCCGCATGAAGCGCGGCGCCCGCTTCGCCATCCTGCTCTTCGCTTGCACCATTGCAATGGCGATCAGCTTCGAGCAGGTGTTCCACCTGCCGGCCTTCATGGGCATGATGACCGGCCTGTCGTTGCTCATGTTCTTCGCCTACTACCACCGCAAGACGCGTTCGGCGGACGAGGAGGAATTCGATATCTTTCGCAATATCGCGGCGGCGGAGTGGGACACCTTGCTCTTCTTCTTCGGGGTCATGTTCAGCGTCGGGGCGCTCGCCTTCATCGGCTGGTTGGCCGTGGCGTCCGAGGTCATGTACGGCACCTGGGGGGCGACCGCGGCGAACACGACCCTGGGCCTGGTTTCGTCGATCATCGACAACATCCCGGTCATGTTCGCGATCCTCACCATGGGTCCTGAGATGTCGCACTTCCAGTGGCTGCTCATCACGCTGACCTGCGGGGTCGGCGGCAGCCTGCTGTCGATCGGATCCGCGGCCGGGGTGGCGCTGATGGGTGCGTCGAAAGGGCAGTACACCTTCATGTCCCACCTCAAGTGGTCTCCGGTGATCGCTCTCGGGTACTTCTGCAGCATCGGTGCGCACTTCCTCGTGAACGGCTAG
- the nhaD gene encoding sodium:proton antiporter NhaD: MNVLRTALVFALAVFAPTAAMAAAPREKFLVPDPTGVPAAYVCLAIFVVSYLFVMTEERTHLRKSKPVMLGAGLIWGLIALLAPGYGFPREEIHNALIHGLEEYAGLLLFLLAAMTYISALQAGNVFEVLRAWLVGRGFSYRALFWITGFIAFFLSPIADNLTTALVMGTVIMAVGAGSPQFVAIAFVNVVVAANAGGAFSPFGDITTLMVWVAGKVTFFEFFSLFIPSLVNFLIPAAIMTLFLPKGQPEKIVETVRMKRGAPVAILLFAFTIGLAISFEQVLHLPAFMGMMTGLSLLMFFAYYHRKTRSADEEEFDIFRHVAAAEWDTLLFFFGVIFSVGALAFIGWLAVASEVMYGSWGATAANTTLGIVSAIVDNIPVMFAILSMGPEMSHFQWLLITLTCGVGGSLLSIGSAAGVALMGASKGQYTFMSHLKWAPVIALGYACSIGVHFLVNG, translated from the coding sequence ATGAATGTGCTTCGCACGGCGCTTGTCTTTGCCTTGGCGGTCTTTGCGCCGACCGCCGCCATGGCCGCCGCGCCGCGCGAAAAGTTCCTCGTGCCCGACCCCACCGGCGTCCCGGCAGCTTACGTCTGCCTGGCGATTTTCGTGGTGTCCTACCTCTTCGTGATGACCGAGGAGAGGACGCACCTGCGCAAGTCCAAGCCTGTGATGCTGGGTGCCGGCCTGATCTGGGGCTTGATCGCCTTGCTGGCCCCCGGGTACGGCTTTCCGCGGGAAGAGATCCACAACGCGCTGATCCACGGACTTGAGGAATACGCCGGCCTGCTCCTCTTCCTGCTGGCGGCGATGACCTACATCAGCGCCCTTCAGGCCGGTAATGTCTTCGAGGTGCTGCGCGCCTGGCTGGTCGGCCGCGGCTTCAGCTACCGGGCGTTGTTCTGGATTACCGGCTTCATCGCCTTCTTTCTTTCGCCGATCGCCGACAACCTGACCACCGCCCTGGTGATGGGCACGGTGATCATGGCCGTGGGTGCGGGCAGTCCGCAGTTCGTAGCAATCGCCTTCGTCAATGTCGTCGTTGCCGCGAACGCCGGCGGCGCCTTCAGCCCCTTCGGCGACATCACGACCTTGATGGTCTGGGTCGCGGGCAAGGTGACGTTCTTCGAGTTCTTCTCGCTCTTCATTCCCTCGCTGGTCAACTTCCTGATACCCGCCGCGATCATGACCCTCTTCCTGCCGAAGGGGCAGCCCGAGAAGATCGTCGAGACCGTCAGAATGAAGCGCGGGGCGCCTGTCGCGATCCTGCTCTTCGCGTTTACCATTGGGTTGGCGATCAGCTTCGAGCAGGTGCTCCACTTGCCGGCCTTCATGGGCATGATGACCGGCCTGTCGCTGCTCATGTTCTTCGCCTACTACCACCGCAAGACTCGTTCGGCGGACGAGGAGGAGTTTGACATCTTCCGCCATGTGGCAGCGGCCGAATGGGACACCTTGCTGTTTTTCTTTGGGGTGATCTTCAGCGTCGGGGCGCTGGCGTTCATCGGCTGGCTGGCGGTGGCTTCCGAGGTCATGTACGGCAGTTGGGGGGCGACCGCGGCGAACACGACCCTGGGCATTGTTTCGGCGATCGTCGACAACATCCCGGTGATGTTCGCGATCCTCTCCATGGGCCCGGAGATGTCGCACTTCCAATGGTTGCTGATCACGCTGACCTGCGGGGTCGGGGGCAGCCTGCTGTCGATCGGCTCCGCGGCCGGGGTGGCGCTGATGGGCGCGTCGAAGGGGCAGTACACCTTCATGAGTCACCTGAAGTGGGCCCCGGTGATCGCCTTGGGCTACGCCTGCAGCATCGGCGTGCACTTCCTCGTGAACGGCTAG
- a CDS encoding efflux RND transporter permease subunit, with the protein MNLTEFAVKNTAVSYFVAVLIIVGGVGSYFTMGHLEDPIFSVKKAIMVTPYPGASAEEVELEVTDRIEKAIQEVPELRHTNSHSYPGLSVIKIDTHQRYWRDKLPQVWDDIRKKIRDKLPEFPPGVGKVDISDDFNFVYGFVLAVTGDGFTYKQLEDYADDLKKEFSLVEGVARAELWGVQEKVIYIDVAETQLAALGLSANNFVDTLQIQNKVVDSGFLEVGQERMRIAPTGKFLDPTEIGELYLRPYGAEVAGQRPPVTGPYAAQPTGPTAARPTPTGPASSGGFRNELIKINDIAAVRPGYKEPQDDMMRFNGKPAIAIQIAAVEGVNIVEVGERLDQRIQELKALYPVGIELGKVAWQSTLVTESIQAFMLNLVQSVIIVLGVLTVAMGLRMGVVIGTGMVLTIALTFIGMGMLDMNLQRMSLGALIIAMGMMVDNSIVVAESAQVKMDQGMDRVKASIQAAVQPATALFGATVIASATFYPVYASDTDAGEYCVALFIVVALSLFASWLIAMTLTPMQCIDMLKPSKAAKADAGEGRLKAGFRKSLELCLRFRWPVLGVIGGALAVAFVGFGQVKQMFFPDASRPQLMVDFWYPNGTRIEDVAKDVRRAEAYILEADEVENISTYIGGGPPRFYLPVDPERPYTPHYAEIVVNTNSYEEIFPLVERLEPWMEENYPQAVTRVRFYGVGPSETWKLEWHVTAPAVADLDILRDITDQMVAILRDTPIAKEVRTNLSNKVKRVVPVYSQERGRWAAITREDLARATRRAYDGQQVGLYREEDDIYPIILRHTEDERRRATEMNNLQVHGNLMANTVPLSQVTREIRFDWEEPANTRFDRRRAITLQAEPKGTTYPVLKQAVLEKIQAIEMPPGYNIYFDGEDESTLDATDSLKPGIIPAFAVVLLTLVLLYNAYRPVLIIVLTVPFVFIGITPALLVADAPFGFVAILGAMSLSGMMIKNIIVLLDEININLEAGMKPYDAIIEAVMARARPVALAAATTVGGVATIATDVFWSAMAITIMGGLTVGTFLTLYLVPTLYAIFYKVQPDTPAQTQAEPAMAGA; encoded by the coding sequence ATGAACCTTACGGAATTCGCGGTCAAGAACACCGCGGTCTCGTACTTCGTCGCCGTTCTCATCATTGTCGGCGGGGTGGGCAGCTACTTCACCATGGGCCACCTCGAGGACCCCATCTTCTCGGTCAAGAAGGCGATCATGGTCACACCCTATCCGGGTGCCAGCGCCGAGGAGGTGGAATTGGAGGTCACGGACCGCATCGAGAAGGCGATACAGGAGGTGCCCGAGCTCCGGCACACCAATTCCCATTCCTATCCCGGGCTGTCCGTTATCAAGATCGATACCCACCAGCGGTACTGGCGCGACAAGCTGCCGCAAGTCTGGGACGACATCCGCAAGAAGATCCGGGACAAGCTCCCCGAGTTTCCGCCGGGCGTCGGCAAGGTCGACATCTCCGACGACTTCAACTTCGTCTACGGTTTCGTCCTGGCCGTGACCGGGGACGGCTTCACCTACAAGCAGCTTGAGGACTATGCCGACGACCTGAAGAAGGAGTTCAGCCTGGTGGAGGGCGTCGCCCGTGCCGAGCTGTGGGGCGTCCAGGAAAAGGTCATTTACATCGATGTCGCCGAGACTCAGCTGGCGGCGCTGGGCCTGAGCGCCAACAACTTCGTCGATACGCTTCAGATCCAGAACAAGGTAGTTGACTCGGGATTTCTCGAGGTCGGCCAAGAGCGCATGCGCATCGCGCCGACCGGCAAATTCCTCGACCCGACTGAGATTGGCGAACTCTACCTAAGGCCCTACGGCGCCGAGGTCGCTGGCCAGCGCCCGCCGGTGACCGGACCCTATGCGGCACAGCCGACGGGTCCCACCGCGGCGCGGCCGACGCCGACAGGTCCGGCCAGCAGCGGTGGCTTCCGTAACGAGCTGATCAAGATCAACGACATCGCGGCGGTGCGGCCCGGCTACAAGGAGCCGCAGGACGACATGATGCGCTTCAACGGCAAGCCGGCCATCGCCATACAGATCGCCGCTGTCGAAGGTGTCAACATCGTGGAGGTGGGCGAACGGCTCGACCAGCGTATCCAGGAGCTGAAGGCGCTCTATCCCGTCGGCATCGAGCTCGGCAAGGTGGCCTGGCAGTCGACCCTGGTGACCGAGTCCATTCAGGCCTTCATGCTGAACCTGGTTCAGTCCGTGATCATCGTGCTGGGCGTGCTGACTGTTGCTATGGGACTGCGCATGGGCGTCGTCATTGGGACGGGCATGGTGCTGACCATCGCTCTGACCTTCATCGGCATGGGCATGTTGGACATGAACCTGCAGCGCATGTCCCTTGGCGCGCTGATCATCGCCATGGGCATGATGGTGGACAATTCCATCGTGGTCGCGGAAAGCGCCCAGGTGAAGATGGACCAAGGCATGGATCGGGTGAAGGCCAGCATCCAAGCCGCCGTGCAACCCGCGACGGCTCTGTTCGGCGCCACCGTGATCGCAAGCGCGACCTTCTATCCCGTCTATGCCTCGGATACCGATGCAGGCGAGTATTGCGTAGCTCTGTTCATCGTCGTGGCGCTCTCGCTATTCGCAAGCTGGCTCATCGCGATGACCCTGACGCCCATGCAGTGCATCGACATGCTGAAGCCATCCAAGGCGGCGAAGGCGGACGCCGGCGAAGGTCGGCTGAAGGCCGGCTTCCGGAAGTCGCTCGAGCTCTGCCTGCGGTTCCGCTGGCCCGTGCTGGGCGTCATCGGTGGGGCGCTCGCCGTCGCGTTTGTCGGTTTCGGCCAAGTCAAGCAGATGTTCTTCCCGGACGCGTCGCGACCTCAGCTCATGGTGGACTTCTGGTACCCCAACGGCACCCGTATCGAGGACGTCGCCAAGGATGTGCGACGGGCCGAAGCCTACATCCTGGAGGCCGACGAGGTGGAGAACATATCCACCTATATCGGTGGTGGGCCGCCGCGCTTTTACCTGCCGGTCGACCCGGAAAGACCCTACACGCCGCACTACGCGGAGATCGTCGTAAACACCAACAGCTACGAAGAGATTTTCCCCCTGGTGGAAAGGCTCGAGCCCTGGATGGAAGAGAACTATCCCCAGGCGGTGACCCGGGTTCGCTTCTACGGCGTGGGCCCCAGCGAGACCTGGAAGCTCGAGTGGCATGTGACCGCGCCCGCGGTGGCCGACCTGGACATACTCCGCGACATTACGGATCAGATGGTCGCGATCCTGCGTGACACACCTATTGCGAAGGAAGTGCGCACCAATCTGAGCAACAAGGTCAAGCGGGTCGTGCCTGTCTACTCTCAGGAGCGCGGCCGCTGGGCGGCGATCACCCGCGAGGACTTGGCCCGTGCAACGCGCCGCGCCTACGACGGCCAACAGGTCGGCCTCTACCGGGAAGAAGACGATATCTACCCCATCATTTTGAGGCACACAGAGGACGAGCGGCGCAGGGCAACCGAGATGAACAACCTGCAGGTCCATGGGAACTTGATGGCCAACACCGTGCCGCTATCCCAGGTCACGAGGGAAATCAGGTTCGATTGGGAGGAGCCCGCGAACACGCGCTTCGACCGCCGCCGAGCCATCACGCTCCAGGCCGAGCCCAAGGGCACGACATACCCCGTGCTCAAGCAGGCCGTGCTCGAAAAGATCCAGGCGATCGAGATGCCGCCGGGCTACAACATTTACTTCGACGGCGAGGACGAAAGCACTCTCGATGCGACGGACTCGCTCAAGCCGGGGATCATTCCGGCCTTCGCGGTGGTGCTTCTGACCCTCGTCCTGCTCTACAACGCCTACCGGCCGGTGCTCATAATCGTCCTGACGGTGCCCTTCGTCTTCATCGGCATTACGCCCGCCCTGCTTGTGGCCGATGCGCCCTTCGGGTTCGTCGCCATATTGGGCGCCATGAGCCTTTCCGGGATGATGATCAAGAACATCATCGTCCTGCTCGACGAGATCAACATCAACCTCGAGGCCGGCATGAAGCCCTACGACGCCATCATCGAAGCGGTGATGGCGCGCGCCCGGCCCGTGGCGCTGGCGGCAGCCACCACGGTGGGCGGCGTCGCCACCATCGCGACCGACGTTTTCTGGAGCGCCATGGCGATCACCATCATGGGTGGCCTGACGGTCGGGACCTTCCTGACGTTGTACCTGGTGCCGACCTTGTACGCGATTTTCTACAAGGTCCAGCCGGACACGCCTGCACAAACCCAAGCGGAGCCGGCGATGGCAGGCGCTTGA
- a CDS encoding efflux RND transporter periplasmic adaptor subunit: MLLAAGLLAGCEEAPVEEPIRPVLATKVGDVEGFRRDRFPGRAKAKEETNLSFRVFGPVITRNVDVGDVVTRGDVIARIDPTDYEVALENMKGRLDKAKADNVFAKGEFARAVKIRKEDPGAVSDTYVDQRQMERDATAAEIRTLTASVERAALDLSYTTLQAPFDGTIVATYVEAFEYVKAQQPIVRLLDKSQVEMVIDVPEGLITLAPFVEKISVVFDPYPDLEIEAKIQEIGKEATETTRTYPVTLVMDQPDGATILPGMAGIATGYARLPDDPTEAIKVPTHAVASDQSGEQFVWVLKPESEPPEGRSITRVKAVAEKRKVETGSITDAGMLIRSGLETGEWVATAGLYTLRDGQVVYLQPTYGEKRS, encoded by the coding sequence TTGCTGCTCGCCGCCGGGCTGCTGGCCGGCTGTGAGGAGGCGCCGGTCGAGGAGCCGATCCGGCCGGTCCTGGCGACCAAGGTCGGCGACGTCGAGGGTTTCAGGCGTGACCGTTTCCCGGGCCGGGCCAAGGCCAAGGAAGAGACCAACCTTTCGTTCCGCGTGTTCGGGCCTGTCATTACGCGCAACGTGGATGTCGGCGACGTCGTCACAAGGGGTGACGTGATTGCCCGGATCGACCCCACCGACTATGAGGTCGCGCTCGAGAACATGAAGGGCCGGCTGGACAAGGCAAAGGCGGACAACGTGTTTGCCAAGGGGGAGTTCGCGCGGGCAGTCAAAATCCGCAAGGAGGATCCCGGCGCGGTCAGCGACACCTACGTGGATCAGAGACAGATGGAGCGGGATGCCACTGCGGCCGAGATTCGCACCCTCACCGCGAGTGTCGAACGCGCTGCGCTGGACCTCAGCTACACCACATTGCAAGCGCCATTCGACGGGACCATCGTGGCGACCTACGTCGAGGCGTTCGAGTATGTGAAGGCGCAGCAGCCGATCGTAAGGCTGCTCGACAAATCCCAGGTCGAAATGGTGATCGACGTGCCCGAGGGACTGATCACCCTGGCGCCCTTCGTCGAGAAGATTTCCGTGGTCTTCGATCCCTACCCCGACCTTGAGATCGAGGCGAAGATCCAAGAGATCGGCAAGGAAGCCACAGAGACCACGCGTACCTATCCGGTAACCCTGGTCATGGATCAACCTGACGGCGCGACCATACTGCCGGGCATGGCCGGCATCGCCACCGGTTATGCGCGCCTGCCCGACGATCCGACCGAGGCCATCAAGGTCCCGACCCATGCGGTGGCGTCGGATCAGTCGGGCGAGCAATTCGTCTGGGTCCTGAAGCCCGAGAGCGAGCCGCCCGAGGGACGGTCGATCACGCGTGTCAAGGCGGTGGCCGAGAAACGCAAAGTCGAAACCGGCAGTATCACCGACGCCGGGATGCTGATCAGGTCGGGCCTCGAGACCGGAGAGTGGGTCGCCACGGCCGGCCTTTACACCTTGCGTGACGGGCAGGTGGTCTACCTGCAGCCCACCTACGGGGAGAAGCGGTCATGA
- a CDS encoding tyrosine-protein phosphatase, whose protein sequence is MLLTATACQTVETPTESTSLQGARNFRDIGGYITDDGRRVKTGLLFRSDNLGSLTRVDFERLDELDVRQVIDMRAEVERNDAPNLWPQPVQANVTVSEITVLYPRLDPRESRRKILTWDVEDEYFHELMVEANRSLAVDFTGQWAEIFRGFLSRDGLPAVVHCVEGKDRTGFIVAVVLRTLGVPEETVMADYLRSNDRLEARINRLSVFVYLGTLFQVTPDQIRPLLEVRREYLEAAFQAIDEQYGSFENYLKKGLGLSNRELAQLRDRLLE, encoded by the coding sequence ATGCTCTTGACCGCGACCGCCTGCCAAACGGTGGAGACGCCCACGGAATCGACGTCGCTTCAGGGCGCGCGCAACTTCCGCGACATCGGCGGGTACATCACCGACGACGGCCGACGGGTCAAGACCGGGCTGCTTTTCAGATCCGATAATCTGGGCAGCCTTACACGGGTCGACTTCGAGCGGCTCGACGAGCTCGATGTAAGGCAGGTCATCGACATGCGCGCCGAGGTCGAGCGCAACGACGCGCCCAATCTCTGGCCTCAGCCGGTACAGGCCAACGTCACCGTCAGCGAGATCACGGTCTTGTACCCGCGTCTCGACCCGCGGGAGTCGCGCCGGAAGATCCTCACCTGGGATGTGGAGGACGAGTACTTTCACGAGCTCATGGTCGAGGCCAACCGCTCTTTGGCGGTGGATTTCACGGGCCAATGGGCCGAGATCTTCCGTGGATTCTTGTCGCGGGACGGCCTCCCGGCGGTGGTCCACTGTGTCGAGGGCAAGGACCGCACCGGGTTCATCGTCGCGGTCGTGCTGCGGACGCTCGGCGTTCCCGAAGAAACCGTGATGGCCGATTACCTGCGCAGCAACGACCGCCTCGAGGCGCGCATCAACCGCCTGTCCGTCTTCGTTTACCTCGGGACACTGTTCCAGGTGACACCCGACCAGATCCGTCCCCTCTTGGAGGTTCGCCGGGAGTATCTGGAAGCCGCCTTTCAGGCCATCGACGAGCAGTACGGCTCGTTCGAGAACTACCTGAAGAAGGGGCTTGGCCTGAGCAATAGGGAACTAGCGCAGTTGCGCGACCGGCTGCTCGAGTAG
- a CDS encoding Npt1/Npt2 family nucleotide transporter, with protein MMKKSNFLKAAFDIHRDELPLALLMFSYFFLVITSFWILKPIKKALFIEYYDEGGFNLLGWQMSGPQAELIAKVLNMGVAFAAVVVFTILATRYRRQQLAFIFTAFFLVCYALYSFLVGNPGPLTVWGFYLFGDLFSTLMVATFFAFLNDSVTPDAAKRLYGLVGLGGVTGGVFGANFVAVFIAQVERPQWLWICFALGLAIAAVAFAAGRIVDRNPPLEPEKSAEETEEKTGRNPAVEGAVLVFRSSYLLAIVGIVGIYEIVSTIVDFQFTSTIAHYLSGEAIGQQFSLVFAITNTVAFFVQLFLTAFVMTRLGVGVALMVLPVAILVASAGFTALPILWVGSLLNTADNGFSYSMNQSAKESLYVPTSKEEKYKAKAFIDMFVQRFAKAIAVFVSLGITTAFVEFASIRWLSAVTIPLIVVWLFAAVYAGRRFKEMTEKAGPGA; from the coding sequence ATGATGAAGAAGAGCAACTTCCTTAAGGCCGCCTTCGATATCCACAGAGACGAGCTTCCGCTCGCTCTCTTGATGTTCAGCTACTTCTTTCTGGTCATCACCAGCTTCTGGATCTTGAAGCCGATCAAGAAAGCGCTGTTCATCGAGTACTACGACGAGGGCGGGTTCAATCTGCTCGGATGGCAGATGTCGGGCCCGCAGGCGGAGCTGATCGCCAAGGTGCTCAACATGGGCGTCGCCTTCGCCGCCGTGGTGGTGTTCACGATTCTTGCCACCCGGTACCGCAGGCAGCAACTCGCCTTCATCTTCACGGCTTTCTTCCTCGTCTGCTACGCCCTGTATAGTTTCCTCGTCGGCAATCCCGGCCCCTTGACGGTCTGGGGCTTCTATCTCTTCGGGGATCTCTTCTCGACCCTGATGGTGGCGACCTTCTTCGCCTTCCTGAACGACAGCGTCACGCCCGATGCGGCCAAGCGACTCTACGGACTGGTCGGTCTCGGCGGTGTCACGGGCGGCGTCTTCGGTGCGAACTTCGTCGCTGTTTTCATCGCCCAGGTGGAGCGCCCGCAGTGGCTCTGGATCTGTTTTGCGCTGGGCCTGGCGATCGCGGCCGTTGCCTTTGCTGCGGGGCGGATCGTCGATCGGAATCCGCCGCTGGAGCCCGAGAAGAGCGCCGAAGAAACCGAGGAGAAAACGGGTCGAAATCCGGCGGTCGAAGGGGCGGTGCTGGTGTTCCGCTCGTCCTATCTCCTGGCCATCGTGGGCATCGTCGGCATCTACGAGATCGTCTCCACCATCGTCGATTTCCAGTTCACCAGCACCATCGCCCATTACCTCTCGGGCGAGGCGATCGGGCAGCAGTTCTCCCTGGTCTTCGCGATCACCAACACCGTTGCCTTCTTCGTACAGCTGTTCCTTACGGCGTTTGTGATGACGCGTCTGGGTGTGGGCGTCGCGCTGATGGTCCTGCCTGTCGCAATCCTGGTGGCCTCGGCGGGCTTCACCGCCCTGCCGATCCTCTGGGTCGGCTCCCTTCTCAACACCGCGGACAACGGGTTCAGTTACTCGATGAACCAATCGGCCAAGGAATCGCTCTACGTTCCGACGAGCAAGGAGGAGAAATACAAGGCCAAGGCCTTCATCGACATGTTCGTCCAGCGCTTCGCCAAGGCCATCGCGGTCTTCGTTTCGCTCGGCATCACGACGGCCTTCGTCGAGTTCGCCAGCATCCGCTGGCTGTCAGCCGTCACCATCCCGCTGATCGTTGTGTGGCTGTTCGCCGCGGTCTACGCCGGCCGGCGCTTTAAGGAAATGACGGAAAAAGCGGGTCCCGGGGCCTGA